A single Anopheles maculipalpis chromosome 3RL, idAnoMacuDA_375_x, whole genome shotgun sequence DNA region contains:
- the LOC126565594 gene encoding mediator of RNA polymerase II transcription subunit 11 → MTAIDKIQALDHIERELILCLQSAGAALMELSKEKTSQKATETNVNQFLKSLNSVETKLSEQINYLTQVSTGQPHEGSGYASAKVLQMAWHRIQHVKSRIKDLEECKMRYIQANRMQSNRVGQNASSSTAGVML, encoded by the exons ATGACCGCGATTGATAAAATACAAGCTTTGGATCACATTGAACGGGAATTAATACTGTGCTTGCAAAGTGCCG GAGCCGCCCTGATGGAGCTGAGCAAGGAAAAAACGAGCCAAAAAGCAACGGAAACAAACGTGAACCAGTTCCTAAAGTCGCTGAACAGCGTCGAGACGAAACTGTCCGAACAGATAAACTATCTCACGCAGGTTTCCACCGGACAACCGCACGAAGGTTCCGGCTACGCATCCGCTAAGGTACTGCAAATGGCGTGGCACCGCATTCAGCACGTCAAGTCACGCATAAAGGATCTGGAGGAGTGCAAAATGCGCTACATACAAGCGAATCGAATGCAAAGTAACCGTGTTGGACAGAATGCCTCATCTAGCACGGCTGGCGTTATGCTGTAG
- the LOC126564503 gene encoding FMR1-interacting protein NUFIP1 translates to MAEAEKFLLPPPKFKDEVKKSLDSFSRHLNPHFSTPNGMLLARDKQPPPMYGPRGTTVPPRFLSNPRKRPAGGSPYSNHGNNRHVQPGGGNFQNNYQGGKHNRPPRLPNNGGFDKEVKPELLVLDWKLWCEGCDVNCRTEQDYQQHLSNHTSCTVSGCKFVGHPMIMKRHQRQTHRDGAASKETSVGPSEEEIEQWKEERRKRYPTKQNVILRQNAQEARFTRGERIEENKDRFPKWPSATNDESRENGPRRDNGPPTARRKRPKGRKRPTIPVPSTVVEEYPGRICFKGTSTLKDYKDPPLNGLTMLGDYGSSSESESDEEEPADEVVESKLIVESEYVLSEGEIVGEVPSNGTNRYLDGSTRPKTEVETQSICTSTENAANKAVEVVSEEIVKNESVPAGSSTSAIAGTEVEAGPSTNAPSSSAGKGSKQQNSKHGNNTFKGKGAIKRNRPLLDYSKLRRSNQNTMLEKLLDSDIRHERNVLLQCVRHVIVNKFFGIGQVNEEKAPTTHVSNVSEDAKD, encoded by the coding sequence ATGGCTGAAGCCGAAAAGTTTCTTCTACCACCGCCCAAATTTAAAGACGAGGTAAAGAAAAGTCTCGATAGCTTTAGTCGTCACCTGAATCCTCATTTTTCAACACCGAACGGAATGCTGCTAGCGCGCGATAAACAACCGCCACCGATGTACGGACCACGTGGTACTACCGTTCCCCCGCGGTTCCTGAGCAATCCACGGAAGCGTCCAGCAGGTGGGTCACCTTATTCAAACCATGGAAACAACCGGCATGTACAGCCAGGAGGTGGTaactttcaaaacaattaccaAGGAGGTAAACACAACCGTCCACCAAGGCTCCCGAACAATGGTGGATTCGATAAGGAGGTGAAACCGGAATTGTTAgttttggattggaaattgtGGTGCGAAGGATGCGACGTTAATTGCCGCACGGAGCAAGATTACCAGCAACACCTATCCAACCATACATCGTGTACCGTTTCGGGTTGTAAATTTGTTGGCCATCCGATGATCATGAAGCGGCATCAGCGCCAGACGCACCGAGATGGTGCTGCTTCGAAGGAGACCTCGGTGGGACCATCGGAAGAGGAGATTGAACAATGGAAAGAAGAACGTCGCAAACGTTACCCTACGAAACAGAATGTTATTCTAAGACAAAATGCACAGGAAGCACGGTTTACTCGCGGTGAACGTATAGAGGAAAACAAGGATCGTTTTCCGAAATGGCCTTCAGCAACGAACGACGAATCTCGGGAAAACGGACCAAGAAGAGACAATGGTCCTCCCACGGCCAGGAGAAAACGACCGAAGGGTAGAAAGCGGCCCACGATTCCAGTACCGTCGACGGTAGTTGAAGAGTATCCGGGTAGAATATGCTTCAAAGGAACTTCAACGTTAAAAGACTACAAAGATCCACCACTGAATGGCTTGACAATGCTTGGGGACTACGGATCAAGTAGTGAAAGTGAGTCAGACGAGGAAGAACCGGCAGATGAAGTGGTAGAGTCGAAATTAATAGTGGAATCAGAGTACGTGCTCAGCGAAGGCGAAATAGTAGGCGAAGTGCCTAGCAATGGAACCAATCGTTACTTGGATGGATCAACACGACCGAAAACCGAAGTAGAAACTCAGTCAATTTGTACGAGTACGGAAAATGCTGCCAACAAAGCTGTAGAAGTTGTCAGTGAAGAAATTGTGAAGAACGAGAGTGTTCCTGCTGGATCGTCAACAAGCGCCATTGCGGGTACGGAAGTAGAAGCTGGACCATCCACAAATGCACCAAGTTCTTCAGCGGGAAAAGGatccaaacaacaaaattctAAACACGGCAACAACACCTTCAAGGGTAAAGGTGCGATAAAACGCAACAGACCCTTATTGGACTATTCGAAGCTTCGTCGATCGAACCAGAACACAATGCTGGAGAAACTGCTCGACTCAGACATCCGGCATGAGCGGAACGTGTTGCTGCAGTGTGTGCGACATGTAATAGTGAACAAGTTTTTCGGAATAGGACAAGTGAATGAGGAAAAAGCACCGACGACTCATGTTAGTAATGTTAGCGAAGATGCTAAGGATTGA
- the LOC126564025 gene encoding pre-mRNA-splicing factor CWC22 homolog: MPDIEEPTVAEPTTKKDDAGTTAKADKDRETSRSASPPANRLKSVVTRRNDTIEEGELSSEPSSSRSRSRSRSNRSDIDKKYESRSKRHERGDARRSRSRRRSRSRSRSRSRSRSRRRHGGNRRRHRNRSDSRLRSYSRSRSRSRSRDQRRYNRRDDDAYRKRDSGKGNDNRTKPDRREEEGDESLLRNEKPAIRKTVDLLTSKTGGAYIPPAKLRMMQAEITDKASAAYQRISWEALKKSIHGFINKVNVDNIGVITRELLRENIIRGRGLLCRSIIQAQAASPTFTHVYAALVAIINSKFPNIGELLLQRLVIQFKRGFRRNDKSICLSASRFVAHLVNQRVAHEILALEILTLLVENPTDDSVEVAIAFLKEVGQKLTEVSGKGINAIFEMLKNILHEGKLDKRVQYMIEVVFQIRKDGFKDHVAVADALELVEEDDQFTHLIMLDEATDTQDILNVFKVDPEYEANEAKYKEISREILGSDAEDDDEDADKSDSSSGDSESDDDEAGSDSDEGESGKQKQDTIIDNTETNLIALRRTIYLTIHSSLDYEECAHKLMKMELKPGQEQELCHMFLDCCAEQRTYEKFYGLLAQRFCMINKMYIAPFEQIFQDTYTTTHRLDTNRLRNVSKFFAHLLFTDSIGWDVLQCIRLNEEDTTSSSRIFIKILFQELAEYMGLFKLNARLKDPTLQEPFSGLFPRDNPKNTRFAINYFTSIGLGGLTDELREFLKHAPKPVIQPLPAAPVAPSGSSDSDSSSSDSDSDSTSSSSDSSSSDSDSSNSSSTSTSSSSESEKGSSKRKSRRKNKEQEKASSKHKKQAEKKKQSDKKRSMRSKQGDKVRIEKMKKKRNDEEERYEDRRRQEKNEDSSKKGERCGGRHPPNEYENRQHRHRADDDDGGDFSRSREQQISRHHRDEALPQKRRDRERDQRVRTRDCETKRDYDRRDHHRDRGYEQRR; the protein is encoded by the exons ATGCCCGACATCGAGGAGCCGACTGTGGCAGAACCGACGACAAAAAAGGATGATGCCGGAACTACAGCAAAAGCGGACAAGGATCGGGAGACATCAAGAAGCGCTAGCCCACCAGCTAACCGATTGAAATCCGTCGTGACTCGACGGAACGATACGATAGAGGAAGGTGAACTGTCCTCGGAACCTTCCTCCTCTAGGTCACGTTCCCGGTCCCGCTCGAATCGATCCGACATCGACAAGAAATATGAATCCCGCAGCAAAAGACACGAACGAGGAGATGCTAGAAGAAGCCGTTCAAGGCGACGATCTCGGTCGAGGTCCCGATCACGTTCGAGGAGTCGATCACGTCGTCGCCACGGAGGTAACCGAAGACGGCACCGGAATCGTTCCGATTCACGATTGCGTTCCTATTCTCGATCCCGCTCAAGATCTCGTTCTCGGGATCAACGCCGTTACAACCGTCGAGACGATGACGCGTACCGAAAGAGGGACTCGGGAAAGGGAAACGATAACCGCACAAAACCCGACCGAAGAGAGGAGGAAGGTGACGAGTCATTGCTACGGAATGAAAAACCGGCGATCCGCAAAACGGTGGACTTGCTAACGTCCAAAACGGGCGGCGCGTATATTCCACCAGCCAAGTTGCGTATGATGCAGGCGGAAATTACGGACAAAGCATCCGCAGCCTATCAGCGCATTTCCTGGGAAGCGCTTAAGAAGTCGATTCATGGCTTTATCAACAAGGTGAACGTGGACAACATTGGCGTGATTACGCGCGAGTTGCTGCGGGAAAACATAATCCGTGGTCGCGGTTTGCTTTGCCGTTCCATCATCCAGGCACAGGCTGCTTCACCCACCTTCACGCACGTCTATGCAGCGCTAGTAGCGATCATAAACTCCAAGTTCCCAAACATTGGGGAACTGCTGCTACAACGTCTGGTCATCCAGTTTAAGCGTGGGTTCCGACGCAATGACAAATCGATTTGTCTTTCCGCGTCTCGTTTTGTGGCGCACTTGGTCAATCAGCGCGTCGCTCATGAGATTTTGGCGCTGGAAATTCTGACCTTGCTTGTTGAAAATCCGACTGACGATTCGGTGGAGGTTGCGATCGCGTTCCTGAAGGAGGTCGGCCAAAAGTTGACGGAAGTGTCGGGCAAGGGTATaaatgcgatttttgaaatgcttaAAAACATCCTTCACGAAGGAAAGCTGGACAAGCGCGTACAGTACATGATCGAGGTGGTGTTTCAGATTAGAAAGGACGGGTTCAAGGATCATGTTGCGGTGGCTGATGCACTCGAGCTTGTCGAGGAAGACGATCAATTCACTCACTTGATTATGCTGGATGAAGCAACTGACACGCAGGACATACTGA ACGTTTTCAAGGTAGATCCGGAGTATGAAGCAAACGAAGCAAAGTATAAAGAAATTAGCCGGGAAATACTCGGCAGCGACGCTGAGGACGACGATGAGGATGCAGATAAGAGTGACTCATCGAGCGGTGACAGTGAATCCGATGACGATGAAGCTGGCAGTGATTCGGACGAGGGCGAGAGTGGTAAACAAAAGCAGGACACCATTATCGACAACACGGAAACCAATCTTATTGCGCTGCGACGTACGATCTATCTTACGATACATTCCAGTCTCGATTACGAAGAATGTGCGCACAAGCTGATGAAGATGGAACTGAAGCCGGGACAGGAGCAGGAACTGTGCCACATGTTTCTCGACTGCTGTGCCGAGCAGCGAACGTACGAAAAATTCTATGGTCTGCTTGCGCAACGGTTCTGCATGATCAACAAAATGTACATCGCACCGTTCGAGCAGATCTTTCAGGACACGTACACGACGACGCACCGGCTTGACACGAACCGTTTGCGCAATGTGAGCAAATTCTTCGCCCATCTATTGTTTACCGACTCGATCGGTTGGGATGTGCTGCAATGCATCCGACTCAACGAGGAAGACACAACCAGCTCGAGCCGAATATTCATAAAGATCCTCTTTCAAGAGCTGGCCGAATATATGGGACTGTTCAAGCTGAACGCTAGGCTAAAAGATCCAACGCTGCAGGAACCGTTCTCCGGTCTGTTTCCAAGAGACAACCCGAAAAACACACGCTTTGCCATCAACTACTTCACCTCGATCGGGCTCGGTGGGTTAACGGACGAGTTGCGTGAATTTTTGAAGCATGCCCCAAAACCGGTCATTCAACCATTACCCGCTGCACCGGTTGCCCCGAGCGGTTCGAGTGATTCCGATTCCAGCAGTTCTGATTCTGATTCGGACAGtacatcgtcatcgtcggaTTCATCATCCTCAGATTCGgacagtagcaacagcagcagcaccagcacgaGCTCCAGCTCTGAATCGGAGAAAGGATCAAGCAAACGTAAAAGCCGAAGAAAGAACAAAGAACAGGAAAAAGCTTcaagcaaacataaaaagcaagctgaaaagaaaaaacaatcggATAAAAAAAGATCGATGCGCAGCAAACAAGGGGATAAGGTTCGTAtcgaaaagatgaaaaagaagcgaaatgatgaagaagaaagatACGAAGATAGAAGAAGACAGGAGAAGAATGAAGATAGCTCAAAGAAGGGTGAAAGATGTGGAGGAAGACATCCGCCGAATGAGTATGAAAATCGTCAACATCGTCATcgggctgatgatgatgacggtggcGATTTTAGCCGCAGTCGGGAGCAACAAATTTCCAGGCATCATCGGGATGAAGCGTTGCCGCAAAAACGTCGTGATCGAGAGCGGGACCAACGCGTTCGAACGCGTGATTGTGAAACCAAGCGCGACTACGATCGTCGTGATCATCATCGCGATCGTGGATATGAGCAGCGCCGTTaa